The following nucleotide sequence is from Deltaproteobacteria bacterium.
GTACATGATCTATGAAAACCTGGCCGCCATCAACGAATTGGGCTTTGTGTACCCTGAATTCGATGATGTAGATGACGAAGATACATCCTACTTCGCCACTGTCGGTTTCCAGTACAAGTTCTAATCCAGGTTTTTATACCTGACGCCGAAAAGGCCGAAGTCGCAAAGCTTCGGCCTTTTCTTTTTTCCTCGATCCCAGGAACCGCGCTCGGCCGTTATGGAGAATTGACTTACCCGGACCGCGCGGCATAGGACGGACATTCACGTTCACCACTATTTAGAGAAAACCATGCCTATTCGCACCATATCCTATATTTCCCAGGCGGACTGGCCTGAAATCAATTCCTGGCTGTCCCGCCGTGACGCCTCGGAACACAATGTCGAGCCCATTGTCCGCGACATCCTGACCGCTGTCCGCGAACGGGGCGACGCGGCCGTGGCCGAATACACGCGCCGCTTTGACTGTCCGACCCTGACCGAGGACACCCTGGTTGTCCCGCCCGACCAGATCAAGGCCGCCCTTGATCTCATTCCCGCCGAAGACGCGGCCATCATCCGCGAGGCGTCGGACAACATCCGCGCCTTCCACGAAAAACAAAAGCAGCAGTCGTGGATCACCATGCCCACGCCGGGCACGACCCTGGGTCAAATGGTACTACCAGTGGAACGCGCCGGTCTTTATGTGCCTGGCGGGCAGGGCGGAGAAACCCCGCTTATTTCCAGCCTGCTCATGAACGCCATTCCCGCCTTGGTGGCGGGAGTGGGCACCCTTTGCGTGGTCAGTCCACCACGCTCCGACGGCACGCTGAACCCATATATCCTGGCCACGGCGGCCATTTTAGGAATCGATCAGATTTGTGCTTGCGGTTCGGCCTGGGCCATCGCGGCCTTGGCGTACGGAACGAAGCGTATACCCAGAGTCGATGTCATCGCGGGGCCGGGAAACATTTTCGTGACCACGGCCAAGCGCCTGCTGGTGGGCCAGGTGGGAATCGACATGATCGCGGGCCCAAGCGAAATCGCCATCTTGGCCGACTCCACGGCCAATCCGAAATGGCTGGCTGCGGACATGCTCTCCCAGGCCGAACACGATCCCCTGGCCTCCAGCCTGCTGGTCTCTCCCGATGCGAACCTGTTGGCGGCCGTCAAGACGGAGCTGGGCACGCAGCTTCCTGCCCTGCCCCGTGCGGATATCGCTGGCGCGTCCCTGAGCAACTGGAGCGCCTTGATCCAGACTCCCGACGTGACAACCGGCCTGGACCTGATCAATCTTCTCGCCCCGGAGCATTTTGAGCTGAGCGTGGCCAACCCTTGGGACATGGTCGGCATGGTCCGCAACGCCGGGGCCGTGTTCATGGGGCACTGTGCTCCAGAACCCATCGGCGACTACTTCGCCGGGCCCAATCACGTGCTGCCGACCCTGTCCACGGCCCGTTTCTCCTCGGCCCTGTCCGTGGAGACATTTTGCAAAAAGACCAGCCTGATCTGCACCAACCAGGCCTATATCCAGAACCATGGACGCAAGGTGGCCCGCCTGGCTCGCCTGGAAGGCCTGGAGGCCCACGCCCGCAGCGTGGAACATCGACTCTAATCCGGAGACGCCATGAACATTGTCACCAAAACCAACATCCGGGAATTTCCCCTTGTTTCACGCGGGAAAGTCCGGGATATTTACGAAATCGACGCCGAAACCCTGCTCATCGTGACCACGGACCGCATGTCGGCGTTTGACGTGATCATGAACGAGCCCATCCCCTACAAGGGCGTGGTCCTGAACCAGATCACCCTCTACTGGATGAACGCCTGCACGGATCTCGTGGCCAACCACCTCTTGGCCACGGATGTCCGGGATTTTCCGGCGGCCCTGGCCCCGCACCGGGACGATCTGGACGGTCGCGCCGTTATCGCGCGCAAAGCCAAGCCCCTGCCCATCGAATGTATTGTTCGCGGCTATATCACCGGGTCTGGCTTCAAGGACTACAAGGCCACGGGGTCGGTCTGTGGGTACAAGCTGCCCATGGGCCTGGTGGACTCGGACAAGCTGGAAGCGCCACTCTTCACCCCCTCGACCAAGGCCGAGCTGGGTGCCCACGACGAGAACATCACCCTCGCCGACGCCAAGGCCCGCATTGGAGAGGGCTTGGTCAAGAAAATCCAGGATCTTTCCCTGGCCATTTATTCCCGTGGTCGGGATCTGGCCTCTGCCCGGGGCATCATCATCGCCGACACCAAATTCGAATTCGGGTTGCACGGCAAGGAGCTTTTGCTCATCGACGAAGTCATGACTCCCGACTCCTCCCGGTTCTGGCCCGCGGATCGGTACGCGCCCGGAAAATCCCAGCCCAGTTTCGACAAACAGTATCTTCGGGACTGGCTGACCGCCACCGGTTGGACCAAAACCCCGCCGCCACCAACGCTACCGGCCGAGGTCATCGCGGAAACCCAAAAAAAATACCTGGAAGCATACGAACTGCTGACCGGGACCCCTCTGCAACTGCCCTAGGGCACAGCCATCAATCGGAGAACGCACATGCTGGTTCAAGGGAAGAAGGCCCTTATTTTCGGCGTGGCCAATGACAAGAGCATCGCCTACGCCATTGCCAAGGAACTCAAAAACAATGGCGCGTCCATCGCGCTGTCCTATGCCGGGGAAGCGCTCCAAAAGCGAGTGGAACCCATCCACGCGGAATTGGGAGGGGATTTTCTTTTTCAATGCGACGTGACCAACGATCAGGCCCTGGCCGATTCCGCAGCCCTGGTGCGCGACAAGTGGGGCTCATTCGACATTCTTGTCCATTCGGTGGCCTTCGCCAACCGCGACGACCTCAAGGGTCGCTACGTGGACACTTCTCGGGACGGTTTCCACCTGGCCATGGACATTTCCGCCTATTCCCTGGTGGCGCTATGCCAAGCCTATGAAAAATTGATAAATGACAATGGCTCGATCATGGCCATGACCTACTATGGCGCCGAAAAAGTCATCACCAACTACAACATCATGGGCGTGGCCAAGGCCGCCCTGGAAGCCAGCGTGCGCTACCTTGCCATGGACATGGGCGAACGGGGCATACGGGTCAACGCCATCAGCGCCGGCCCCTTGAAAACCCTGGCCTCGTCCGGCATTTCCGGTTTCAAGACTATTTTGGGGACCATCGAGGAACGCGCCCCTCTGCGCCGCAACATCGTGCAGGAAGACGTCGGCAAGACCGGGCTCTTTCTGGCCTCGGATTTATCCCAAGCCATCACCGGCGAGGTCATCCACGTCGACTCCGGCTACAACATCATGGGTATCTAGCGGCAACCCCCTTCTCCGGAAGGGGGTTTTTGTTTCTCCCGCTTGCCGGGGCGCGTTCCGTGATTATCTCTGGCCAATCCGCAACCCACCATCCAGGAGACAGGCCATGGAAAAAATTCACGTCGTTTGCCCTCGCTGTCAAACAGTCAACGCCGTGCTTTTGGATAAAATCGGTCGGAATCCAATCTGCGCCAAATGCCAGACGCCGCTTCTGCCCCCGGCTCCCGTGGATTTAAGCGACGCCACCTTCGAGCGCTATGTCGCCCGCTCAACCCTGCCCGTCCTGGTCGATTTTTGGGCTCCATGGTGCGGCCCCTGCCGCATGATGGCACCGACATTCGCCCAGGCCGCCCAAGCCCTCCGTGGTCGGGTGATTTTGGCCAAAGTGGATACCGAGGCCAATCCCAAAATTTCTGGTCGATTCAACATCCAATCCGTGCCCAGCCTGGTCCTTTTTCGTGACGGAAGGGATCTCGCCCGCACGGCCGGAGCCATGTCCGAAGCCCAAATCACAGCCTGGCTGCGACAGCATTTGCCTCGAATCTGAACCAGCCGCCACCGCGCACAAAATATGCGATTTTG
It contains:
- the hisD gene encoding histidinol dehydrogenase; this encodes MPIRTISYISQADWPEINSWLSRRDASEHNVEPIVRDILTAVRERGDAAVAEYTRRFDCPTLTEDTLVVPPDQIKAALDLIPAEDAAIIREASDNIRAFHEKQKQQSWITMPTPGTTLGQMVLPVERAGLYVPGGQGGETPLISSLLMNAIPALVAGVGTLCVVSPPRSDGTLNPYILATAAILGIDQICACGSAWAIAALAYGTKRIPRVDVIAGPGNIFVTTAKRLLVGQVGIDMIAGPSEIAILADSTANPKWLAADMLSQAEHDPLASSLLVSPDANLLAAVKTELGTQLPALPRADIAGASLSNWSALIQTPDVTTGLDLINLLAPEHFELSVANPWDMVGMVRNAGAVFMGHCAPEPIGDYFAGPNHVLPTLSTARFSSALSVETFCKKTSLICTNQAYIQNHGRKVARLARLEGLEAHARSVEHRL
- a CDS encoding phosphoribosylaminoimidazolesuccinocarboxamide synthase; its protein translation is MNIVTKTNIREFPLVSRGKVRDIYEIDAETLLIVTTDRMSAFDVIMNEPIPYKGVVLNQITLYWMNACTDLVANHLLATDVRDFPAALAPHRDDLDGRAVIARKAKPLPIECIVRGYITGSGFKDYKATGSVCGYKLPMGLVDSDKLEAPLFTPSTKAELGAHDENITLADAKARIGEGLVKKIQDLSLAIYSRGRDLASARGIIIADTKFEFGLHGKELLLIDEVMTPDSSRFWPADRYAPGKSQPSFDKQYLRDWLTATGWTKTPPPPTLPAEVIAETQKKYLEAYELLTGTPLQLP
- a CDS encoding enoyl-ACP reductase, coding for MLVQGKKALIFGVANDKSIAYAIAKELKNNGASIALSYAGEALQKRVEPIHAELGGDFLFQCDVTNDQALADSAALVRDKWGSFDILVHSVAFANRDDLKGRYVDTSRDGFHLAMDISAYSLVALCQAYEKLINDNGSIMAMTYYGAEKVITNYNIMGVAKAALEASVRYLAMDMGERGIRVNAISAGPLKTLASSGISGFKTILGTIEERAPLRRNIVQEDVGKTGLFLASDLSQAITGEVIHVDSGYNIMGI
- the trxC gene encoding thioredoxin TrxC: MEKIHVVCPRCQTVNAVLLDKIGRNPICAKCQTPLLPPAPVDLSDATFERYVARSTLPVLVDFWAPWCGPCRMMAPTFAQAAQALRGRVILAKVDTEANPKISGRFNIQSVPSLVLFRDGRDLARTAGAMSEAQITAWLRQHLPRI